One Desulforhopalus sp. DNA segment encodes these proteins:
- a CDS encoding IscA/HesB family protein, with amino-acid sequence MIDVTELANEKLVGYLNDNNITSALRVMMMQGGCSGPSLGLALDEEKPLDEQFKCHDLTFLIEKTLLQQCGSITIDYVDAGSRSGFSISSANPLPQSGGGCSSGSCGSGGCGC; translated from the coding sequence ATGATCGATGTGACCGAATTGGCAAATGAAAAACTGGTGGGATACTTAAATGACAATAATATCACCTCGGCCCTCAGGGTGATGATGATGCAAGGGGGCTGCTCCGGCCCCTCCCTAGGCCTGGCCCTTGACGAAGAAAAACCCTTGGACGAGCAGTTTAAATGCCATGATCTGACCTTTCTCATTGAAAAGACGCTGCTACAGCAATGCGGCAGCATCACCATCGACTATGTCGATGCCGGGAGCCGTTCCGGCTTCAGTATCAGTTCCGCAAACCCTCTTCCCCAAAGCGGTGGTGGCTGCAGCTCCGGATCCTGTGGTTCCGGGGGATGCGGCTGCTGA
- the hutI gene encoding imidazolonepropionase, producing the protein MTVQQLFRNARIYTPVDQGRPRGGKAQGELAYYRHGAMLVEGGRIVAVGHEAELASQLPGGEERDEVDCGGRCLIPGFVDPHTHMCFVGLREAEFIQRLDGTHYLEILRQGGGILATVRAVAAATEEELYAATLRRVEIALSLGTTTLEIKSGYGLDTENELKMLRVIHRVAGTCPVDVVATFLGAHAVAERYRDDPGAFVDLLIQEMLPAVKAQGIARFCDVFCEQGVFSLADSRRILQAAKDAGLLVKLHADEVHDLGGAGLAAELGALSADHLLAAGEKNLVAMAAAGVVAVLLPATAYSLRKPYARARLMIDRRLPVALATDCNPGSSLTESMPFVIGLAVLNMGLSPAEALTAATLNAAYGIGMAGQVGSLDPGKQADFLLLDGETPAILAYHAGVAPIAAVYKNGRQVFAAGAC; encoded by the coding sequence ATGACCGTCCAGCAGCTGTTTCGTAACGCCAGGATATACACGCCGGTGGACCAGGGGCGGCCGCGGGGCGGCAAAGCCCAGGGCGAACTGGCATATTACCGGCACGGGGCGATGCTGGTCGAGGGTGGCAGGATCGTCGCTGTCGGCCATGAAGCCGAGCTTGCCTCTCAGTTGCCGGGTGGCGAGGAGAGAGACGAGGTCGACTGCGGCGGCAGGTGTCTGATTCCCGGTTTTGTCGATCCGCATACCCATATGTGCTTTGTTGGTCTGCGCGAGGCGGAATTCATCCAGCGCCTGGACGGCACCCATTATCTGGAGATTCTCCGGCAGGGCGGCGGAATTCTTGCGACCGTCCGGGCGGTGGCCGCGGCAACGGAGGAAGAGCTGTATGCCGCGACCCTCCGGCGTGTCGAGATCGCCCTCAGCCTCGGTACGACGACCCTGGAGATTAAGAGTGGCTATGGACTCGATACGGAAAACGAGTTGAAGATGCTCCGGGTAATACACCGGGTGGCGGGGACTTGTCCGGTCGATGTGGTCGCCACCTTTCTTGGTGCCCATGCCGTTGCCGAGAGGTACCGGGATGATCCCGGTGCCTTTGTCGATCTGCTGATACAGGAGATGCTGCCGGCGGTAAAGGCACAGGGTATCGCCAGGTTTTGCGATGTGTTCTGCGAGCAGGGGGTCTTCTCGCTGGCCGACAGTCGCCGCATTTTGCAAGCGGCAAAAGACGCCGGTCTTCTGGTCAAACTCCATGCCGATGAGGTGCACGACCTCGGTGGGGCCGGGCTTGCCGCCGAACTTGGCGCCTTGTCTGCCGATCACCTTCTGGCCGCCGGCGAAAAAAACCTCGTGGCGATGGCCGCTGCCGGGGTGGTGGCCGTTCTCCTGCCGGCAACCGCCTACAGCCTCCGGAAACCCTATGCCCGGGCGCGGCTGATGATTGACAGGCGACTACCCGTGGCCCTGGCCACCGACTGTAATCCGGGCTCAAGCCTCACCGAATCGATGCCCTTTGTCATTGGCCTGGCAGTTCTCAATATGGGACTCAGTCCAGCCGAGGCGCTGACCGCCGCCACCTTAAACGCCGCCTACGGCATCGGCATGGCGGGGCAGGTCGGTAGCCTCGACCCAGGGAAACAGGCCGATTTTCTTCTCCTCGATGGCGAGACCCCGGCCATTCTCGCCTACCACGCAGGAGTTGCACCGATAGCAGCGGTATATAAAAACGGCAGGCAGGTCTTTGCTGCCGGAGCTTGTTGA
- a CDS encoding cupin domain-containing protein, with translation MHISNLFTDVAPPAEGERFETLLRHRNLVVERIVSSAAVSPQEYIQGQDEWVLLVQGEAELDVAGEELALQAGDYLFLPAGVPHTVRRTSEGAIWLAVHLHPGQAGPDSTGSI, from the coding sequence ATGCATATCAGCAATCTCTTTACCGATGTGGCACCACCTGCCGAGGGAGAGCGTTTCGAGACCCTTCTCCGCCACAGAAATCTCGTTGTCGAACGTATCGTCAGCTCGGCAGCAGTCAGCCCGCAGGAATACATTCAAGGGCAGGATGAGTGGGTTCTTCTGGTACAGGGGGAGGCGGAGCTGGACGTTGCCGGTGAAGAGCTGGCGCTGCAAGCGGGCGATTACCTCTTCCTGCCGGCCGGTGTACCACATACCGTCAGACGGACCTCGGAGGGGGCGATATGGCTGGCGGTTCACCTCCATCCTGGACAGGCGGGACCGGACAGTACCGGTTCGATATAA
- a CDS encoding (Fe-S)-binding protein, whose translation MIFPAAGILSPVVRRICGWFGRWRNKAAGCGSHALPGPASLASLQWKIGAHCSQCGICSKACSLLREYGTPKSIVDGYDLASPAAQGLAYQCSLCGLCTAVCPEKLDPCRLFLEIRRRCVEDGNFRAFPYRTILGYEFLGNSSLFSWYGLADGCDTVFFPGCTLPGSRPAATKWLFHQLRRGIPGIGIVFACCASPSHDLGRTASFHRAFDRIHERLLWSGVRAVVTACPNCTKIFRQYGQGLTVHTVYEYLAGKTATSRPVAAAAITIHDPCALRDDLASQQGVRRILTDLGYSVEEREHSGERTLCCGEGGSVAAVSPRRAREWADLCCDEASGKRIVTYCAGCAGRLGRDRSVTHLADLLAFPDAAGKGVAKVARAPSTYWNRLVLIRRLQGRLLAHLVRPQGNTRCPQERGLGKYR comes from the coding sequence GTGATATTCCCGGCGGCCGGTATCCTGTCGCCAGTTGTGCGGCGGATTTGCGGTTGGTTTGGCAGGTGGAGGAATAAAGCGGCAGGGTGCGGCTCCCATGCCCTACCTGGTCCCGCATCGCTGGCCTCACTGCAGTGGAAGATTGGCGCGCACTGCAGCCAGTGCGGCATCTGTTCCAAGGCATGCTCGCTGCTGAGGGAATACGGCACACCAAAGAGCATTGTTGACGGATATGACCTTGCCTCGCCCGCCGCCCAAGGCCTTGCCTATCAGTGCAGCCTGTGTGGGCTGTGTACCGCCGTCTGTCCGGAAAAACTCGATCCCTGCCGCCTGTTCCTCGAAATCCGCAGAAGGTGTGTCGAGGACGGCAATTTCCGGGCATTTCCCTACCGCACTATTCTCGGCTACGAATTTCTCGGCAACTCTTCTCTGTTTTCCTGGTATGGCCTGGCGGATGGCTGCGACACCGTGTTTTTCCCGGGGTGCACCCTGCCGGGCAGCCGTCCGGCGGCAACTAAATGGCTGTTTCATCAGCTTCGCCGGGGTATCCCCGGCATCGGCATTGTGTTTGCCTGCTGCGCCAGCCCCTCCCACGATCTCGGTCGCACCGCCAGTTTTCACCGGGCCTTTGACAGAATTCACGAGCGGCTGCTGTGGTCGGGGGTACGAGCCGTTGTAACTGCCTGTCCTAACTGCACAAAAATCTTCCGGCAGTACGGCCAGGGTCTTACCGTGCACACGGTGTATGAGTACCTTGCCGGGAAGACCGCGACCTCCCGCCCGGTGGCAGCGGCTGCGATCACCATCCACGATCCCTGCGCCCTGCGCGATGACCTGGCGTCGCAGCAGGGGGTGCGGCGTATTCTCACTGATCTGGGCTACTCGGTCGAGGAAAGGGAGCATAGTGGCGAAAGGACATTGTGCTGCGGCGAGGGCGGCAGCGTTGCCGCCGTCAGTCCGCGGCGGGCCAGGGAGTGGGCAGACCTTTGCTGTGACGAGGCCTCGGGCAAGCGGATTGTCACCTATTGCGCCGGCTGCGCAGGTCGCCTAGGGCGCGATAGGTCGGTTACGCATCTCGCCGATCTATTGGCTTTCCCGGATGCTGCCGGTAAGGGCGTGGCAAAGGTCGCCCGGGCTCCTTCCACCTACTGGAACCGGCTGGTTCTCATCCGCCGTCTGCAAGGCCGGTTGCTCGCTCACCTCGTCAGACCTCAAGGCAACACGAGATGCCCACAGGAGAGAGGGCTGGGGAAATATCGATAG
- the hutH gene encoding histidine ammonia-lyase, with protein MTWQLLLTPGHLTLAQLRRIAKQPVAISLAESCKGKIQASVQTVRTLIDQGRVIYGINTGFGLLAKTLIPDNELEHLQRSIVLSHAAGVGAFMDESTVRLMMVLKINSLARGFSGIRLEVIEALIRLVNAGVYPCVPRKGSVGASGDLAPLAHMSTVLLGEGEAFHRGQRISGREGLECAGLSPVTLGPKEGLALLNGTQASTAFALEGLFAAEDLFAAAVVSGSLSVEAALASRNPFDPLIHTVRGHKAQIDVAAIYRRLLAHSEIEISHKNCEAVQDPYSLRCQPQVMGACLTQIRNAAAVIATEANAVSDNPLVFTRENDILSGGNFHGEPVAMAADNLALAIAEIGALAERRVALLIDANMSKLPPFLVEKGGLNSGFMIAQVTAAALASENKSLAHPASVDSLPTSANQEDHVSMATFAARRLGEMAENTAGIVAIELLAACQGLDFRAPLKSSPLLEEARAQVRSIVSFYDHDRYFAPDIQKVQALVEAGVFNTLVGTWLLPSFAE; from the coding sequence ATGACCTGGCAACTCCTCCTCACCCCCGGCCACCTCACCCTGGCACAGTTGCGCCGTATCGCCAAGCAGCCGGTGGCAATCAGTCTCGCCGAAAGCTGCAAAGGAAAGATCCAGGCCTCGGTGCAGACGGTCAGGACCCTCATCGACCAGGGGCGGGTTATCTACGGTATCAACACCGGCTTCGGCCTCCTGGCCAAAACCCTCATTCCCGACAACGAACTTGAACATCTGCAGCGCTCCATCGTCCTCTCCCATGCGGCTGGAGTCGGGGCCTTTATGGATGAATCAACGGTCCGGCTGATGATGGTTCTGAAAATCAACAGCCTCGCCAGAGGCTTTTCAGGCATTCGTCTGGAGGTTATCGAGGCCCTTATCCGCCTGGTGAACGCCGGTGTCTATCCGTGCGTGCCCCGCAAGGGCTCGGTTGGGGCGTCCGGCGACCTGGCACCGCTGGCCCATATGAGTACCGTCCTCCTTGGCGAAGGCGAGGCCTTCCATCGGGGACAGCGGATCAGCGGCAGGGAGGGCCTGGAATGCGCCGGACTCAGCCCGGTTACCCTCGGCCCAAAGGAGGGTCTGGCCCTGTTGAATGGCACCCAGGCCTCCACCGCCTTTGCCCTGGAAGGGCTCTTTGCCGCCGAGGATCTGTTCGCCGCGGCGGTAGTTTCCGGCAGCCTGTCAGTTGAGGCGGCGCTTGCCAGCCGCAACCCCTTTGACCCCCTTATCCACACCGTTCGCGGCCATAAGGCGCAGATCGATGTGGCGGCGATCTATCGCCGGCTCCTGGCGCATAGCGAGATCGAGATCTCCCATAAAAACTGCGAGGCGGTCCAGGACCCCTACTCCCTGCGCTGTCAGCCCCAGGTCATGGGCGCCTGCCTTACCCAGATCCGCAATGCCGCCGCGGTCATCGCCACCGAGGCCAATGCGGTCTCCGACAACCCCCTGGTCTTCACCAGAGAAAACGACATCCTATCGGGCGGCAATTTCCATGGCGAGCCGGTAGCCATGGCCGCCGACAATCTGGCTCTGGCTATTGCCGAGATCGGCGCCCTGGCGGAAAGGCGAGTGGCTCTGCTGATCGACGCCAACATGTCAAAACTGCCGCCCTTTCTTGTTGAAAAAGGCGGCCTCAACTCCGGCTTCATGATTGCCCAGGTCACCGCCGCAGCCCTTGCCAGTGAAAACAAATCCCTGGCCCACCCGGCCTCGGTGGACAGCCTGCCGACCTCGGCCAATCAGGAAGACCACGTCTCCATGGCCACCTTTGCCGCCAGACGCCTTGGCGAAATGGCCGAAAACACTGCCGGAATAGTCGCCATTGAACTGCTCGCCGCCTGCCAGGGCCTGGATTTCCGCGCCCCGCTAAAATCGTCGCCACTGCTTGAAGAGGCGAGGGCCCAGGTGCGAAGCATTGTTTCCTTCTACGACCACGACCGTTATTTTGCACCGGATATCCAGAAGGTCCAGGCGCTGGTCGAGGCCGGGGTTTTCAACACCCTGGTCGGCACATGGCTGCTGCCGAGTTTTGCCGAATAG
- the yedF gene encoding sulfurtransferase-like selenium metabolism protein YedF, whose protein sequence is MAKRLDARRLTCPAPVLMVKDFVEKEQPAELLVLVDNAASCENVARFLGTHQYLVTEEETNGEFHLLARHREGGRSVMGSEAKPAPVAEARTKILVLVTASQLGHGDEGLGGKLMVNYLKTLKEMAGDLWQLIFVNSGVQLTIDTSPVLTELQEYERLGVIILACGTCLEHFQLTARKKVGATTNMLDIVTAMQFADKVITVG, encoded by the coding sequence ATGGCAAAACGTCTTGATGCCCGAAGACTCACCTGCCCGGCGCCGGTGCTGATGGTCAAGGACTTCGTGGAGAAAGAGCAGCCGGCCGAACTGCTGGTTCTCGTCGACAACGCCGCCTCGTGCGAGAATGTTGCGCGCTTCCTTGGGACTCACCAGTATCTGGTGACGGAGGAAGAAACAAACGGAGAGTTTCACCTGCTGGCACGGCATAGGGAAGGCGGTCGGTCGGTGATGGGATCTGAGGCGAAGCCTGCCCCAGTGGCCGAAGCCCGGACGAAGATTCTTGTCCTTGTCACCGCATCACAGCTCGGTCATGGCGATGAGGGCCTCGGTGGCAAGCTCATGGTCAACTACCTTAAAACCCTCAAGGAAATGGCAGGTGACCTGTGGCAGCTGATCTTTGTCAACAGCGGTGTACAGCTGACCATCGACACCTCGCCGGTTCTCACCGAACTGCAGGAATACGAGAGACTTGGCGTCATTATCCTCGCCTGTGGCACCTGCCTGGAGCACTTCCAGTTGACCGCGCGGAAAAAGGTCGGTGCAACTACCAATATGCTCGATATCGTTACAGCCATGCAGTTCGCCGACAAGGTGATCACTGTTGGTTGA
- a CDS encoding urocanate hydratase translates to MEGSNCRIAGAMRVRLDQDLPEPEEFDEAIRRAPDRGFRLTRQQTEIALKNALRYLPEQHHPVLIPEFLAELQSRGRIYGYRFRPHGPLKARPIDDYTGNCLAGKAFQLMIDNNLDFEVALYPYELVTYGETGSVCQNWMQFRLIKKYLQVLTEEQTLVVQSGHPLGLFQSSPDQPRVIITNGLMVGLYDNPDDWEIAAQMGVSSYGQMTAGGWMYIGPQGIVHGTYNTLLGAGRKMCGVAGDGNLAGLLFVSSGLGGMSGAQPKAAKIAGAVSITAEVDMSRIDSRYRQGWVDRVSSDLGEVLQLAEKAVAERANTSIAYHGNVVDLLTFLGDRQIPVNLVSDQTSCHVVYDGGYCPQGLTFAERTAMLATDRGKFRQLVDQSLRCHFQAIKKLVGQGAYFFDYGNAFLKAVFDAGVKEIARNGVDAKDGFIFPSYFEDIMGPLFDYGYGPFRWICLSGKPDDLAKTDRAAMACIDPERRPEDRDNYLWIRDAEANHLVVGSQARILYSDAYGRKAIALQFNEMVRRGAVGPIMLGRDHHDPGGTDSPFRETANIKDGSNVCADMATHCFAGNAARGMTMVALHNGGGTGIGKAINGGFGMVLDGSSRVDDILRTAMSWDVMGGVARRSWARNPNAMEVAMAYNRDNGNGDQITIPFLAEDGRVTQAVAALFAEFQGKGCGGDR, encoded by the coding sequence ATGGAGGGGAGCAATTGCCGGATAGCCGGGGCGATGCGGGTGCGCCTGGATCAAGACCTTCCGGAACCGGAGGAGTTTGACGAGGCAATCCGCCGGGCCCCGGATCGCGGCTTTCGCCTGACCAGACAACAGACCGAGATAGCCCTGAAAAACGCCCTGCGCTACCTCCCGGAGCAGCACCATCCAGTCCTTATCCCGGAATTTCTAGCAGAACTTCAAAGTCGCGGGCGGATCTACGGTTATCGTTTTCGACCGCATGGCCCTCTCAAGGCACGGCCGATCGACGACTATACCGGCAACTGCCTGGCCGGCAAGGCCTTCCAGCTGATGATCGACAACAATCTCGATTTCGAGGTGGCCCTCTACCCCTATGAGCTGGTGACCTACGGCGAGACCGGCAGCGTTTGCCAGAACTGGATGCAGTTCCGTCTCATTAAAAAATACCTGCAGGTCCTCACCGAAGAGCAGACCCTGGTGGTGCAGTCCGGCCATCCCCTCGGACTCTTTCAGTCAAGCCCGGACCAGCCGCGGGTCATCATCACCAACGGCCTGATGGTCGGCCTGTACGACAACCCGGATGACTGGGAGATCGCCGCCCAGATGGGGGTATCCTCCTACGGCCAGATGACCGCCGGCGGCTGGATGTACATCGGCCCGCAGGGCATCGTCCACGGTACCTACAACACCTTGCTGGGCGCTGGGCGGAAGATGTGCGGGGTGGCCGGAGACGGCAATCTCGCCGGCCTGCTCTTTGTCTCCTCCGGCCTGGGCGGGATGAGCGGCGCCCAGCCGAAGGCTGCCAAGATTGCCGGTGCCGTGTCGATTACCGCCGAGGTCGATATGTCGCGGATCGACAGCCGCTATCGCCAGGGCTGGGTCGACAGGGTTTCCAGCGATCTCGGCGAGGTGCTGCAACTGGCCGAGAAGGCGGTCGCCGAAAGGGCCAACACCTCCATCGCCTATCATGGTAATGTGGTTGATCTCCTGACCTTTCTCGGCGACCGGCAAATTCCGGTCAATCTCGTTTCCGACCAGACATCCTGCCATGTGGTGTACGACGGCGGCTACTGCCCGCAAGGCCTGACCTTTGCCGAACGAACCGCCATGCTGGCAACCGATCGGGGGAAGTTCCGCCAGCTCGTCGACCAAAGCCTTCGCTGCCACTTTCAGGCGATTAAAAAACTGGTCGGCCAGGGGGCGTACTTTTTCGATTACGGCAATGCCTTTCTCAAAGCGGTGTTTGACGCCGGGGTTAAAGAAATTGCCAGAAACGGCGTCGATGCCAAGGATGGGTTTATCTTTCCCTCGTATTTCGAGGATATTATGGGACCTCTCTTTGACTACGGCTACGGGCCGTTCCGCTGGATTTGCCTGAGCGGTAAGCCGGATGACCTCGCCAAAACCGACCGGGCGGCCATGGCCTGCATCGATCCGGAGCGTCGGCCGGAGGATCGTGACAACTACCTGTGGATCAGGGATGCCGAGGCCAACCACCTGGTGGTCGGCAGCCAGGCGCGGATTCTCTACTCCGACGCCTACGGCCGCAAGGCCATTGCCTTACAATTCAACGAGATGGTGCGCCGCGGCGCGGTCGGACCGATCATGCTCGGCCGCGATCACCATGACCCGGGCGGCACCGATTCACCCTTCCGGGAAACCGCCAATATTAAAGACGGCAGCAATGTCTGCGCCGACATGGCCACCCACTGTTTTGCCGGCAACGCCGCCCGGGGGATGACCATGGTCGCCCTGCATAACGGCGGCGGCACCGGCATCGGCAAGGCGATCAACGGTGGTTTCGGTATGGTGCTCGACGGCAGCAGCCGCGTCGACGACATCCTCCGCACCGCCATGTCCTGGGATGTCATGGGCGGTGTTGCCCGGCGCAGCTGGGCGCGCAATCCCAATGCCATGGAGGTGGCGATGGCCTACAACCGGGATAACGGCAATGGCGACCAGATCACCATCCCCTTTCTGGCGGAAGACGGCCGGGTAACACAGGCGGTGGCGGCACTATTTGCCGAGTTTCAGGGTAAGGGATGCGGAGGAGATCGATGA